Proteins encoded together in one Bacteroidota bacterium window:
- a CDS encoding glycoside hydrolase family 25 protein, producing MENSSSEHLCVSCKSSIDTNANYCPHCGKSQKGIGRRNLRPRLLSIIMISAAMLLFAAYFGYKYGNRIIYKTYELVRNHPNEFDKLFAQWDVYGLDVSEYQGRIDWRKVENIFGEHPIKFTFIRATAGHNKVDKYFERNWAKAQKKGFVCGAYHYYRPNENSTQQAENFINTVKLEEGDFPPILDIEKLSTTQSVANLKKGVSNWLNIVEKHYGIKPVIYSGSAFYRQYLRSEFKEYGLWVANYNRVKKPSTAKWLFWQYSERGHVAGVNGRVDINVFDGTELELKEMCLK from the coding sequence ATGGAAAATTCTTCGTCTGAACATTTATGTGTTTCTTGTAAAAGCTCAATAGATACAAACGCTAATTATTGTCCTCATTGTGGAAAATCACAAAAAGGCATTGGTAGAAGAAATCTCAGACCACGTTTGCTTTCCATTATAATGATTTCGGCTGCCATGCTATTATTTGCTGCATATTTTGGTTATAAATATGGTAACCGAATTATTTACAAAACCTATGAGCTTGTCAGGAATCATCCCAACGAATTTGACAAACTGTTTGCGCAATGGGATGTTTATGGACTGGATGTTTCAGAATATCAAGGTCGGATTGACTGGCGTAAAGTTGAGAATATTTTTGGTGAACATCCAATAAAATTTACCTTTATCAGGGCAACAGCTGGGCATAACAAAGTGGACAAGTATTTTGAAAGAAATTGGGCAAAGGCACAAAAGAAAGGTTTTGTATGCGGTGCTTATCACTATTACCGACCCAATGAAAATTCTACCCAGCAAGCAGAGAATTTTATCAATACGGTAAAACTCGAAGAAGGAGATTTCCCCCCTATATTAGATATTGAAAAATTATCAACCACACAATCAGTTGCTAACCTGAAAAAAGGAGTAAGCAATTGGTTAAACATCGTGGAGAAGCATTATGGTATTAAGCCCGTTATTTATTCTGGTTCAGCTTTCTATAGGCAATATTTGCGATCAGAATTTAAAGAATATGGTTTGTGGGTTGCGAATTATAATCGAGTTAAAAAACCATCTACTGCCAAGTGGTTGTTTTGGCAATACTCCGAAAGAGGTCATGTTGCTGGTGTTAACGGACGAGTAGATATTAATGTGTTCGATGGAACTGAGTTGGAGTTGAAAGAAATGTGTTTAAAATGA